One Ignavibacterium album JCM 16511 genomic region harbors:
- a CDS encoding glycosyltransferase: MSEKKKVLITFLGNINYDTRCNNLFDSFTSKGYDVDFIGFDWLTENFASVKGKKTVYKLSKKSLSIFFYLKFYSLLKLKVLSKKFDIIFAEDLYCLPVCIIAGKIKGAKVIYDCRELFGFLAGLKNKKLIQRFWSTIEKLFIRKADLILTTGEMDSEFIRRRYNLHNDLVIRNLPLYKKSDSPVDYYSLLGIDKSKKVLLYQGVVLHGRGLKMIFEFLQTSDDFVLVILGSGEMLSYYKNLSNKMGLDNKVFFIGKIPQEKLLDYTAGAFAGLSLIENVSMSYYYALPNKLFEYIMAEIPVITTDLPQMKKIIEEFEVGFTIPEGKINELINVLSKLSTDKNLYFQLKLNCRKASQTLNWGDEVEKLIIKI, encoded by the coding sequence ATGTCTGAGAAAAAAAAAGTTCTCATCACTTTTTTAGGTAACATCAATTACGATACGAGATGTAATAATCTGTTCGATTCATTTACTTCAAAAGGATATGATGTTGACTTTATAGGATTTGACTGGCTGACTGAGAATTTCGCATCTGTTAAAGGTAAAAAAACCGTTTACAAACTTTCCAAAAAATCTCTTTCAATATTTTTTTATTTGAAGTTCTATTCCCTGCTGAAACTAAAAGTGCTCTCAAAAAAATTTGATATAATTTTTGCTGAAGATCTATACTGTCTTCCCGTTTGCATAATTGCCGGTAAAATCAAAGGTGCGAAAGTTATTTATGATTGCAGAGAGTTGTTTGGATTTCTTGCCGGACTTAAAAATAAAAAACTAATTCAGAGATTCTGGAGTACAATTGAAAAATTATTTATCAGGAAAGCTGATTTGATATTGACAACTGGTGAAATGGACTCTGAGTTTATCAGAAGACGATATAATCTTCATAATGATTTGGTTATCAGGAATCTTCCTTTGTATAAAAAATCAGATTCTCCGGTAGATTATTATTCTTTGCTCGGAATAGACAAGTCAAAAAAAGTTTTGTTATATCAGGGAGTTGTTCTGCACGGACGAGGACTGAAAATGATTTTTGAATTTCTTCAGACTTCTGATGATTTTGTTCTTGTAATTCTTGGAAGTGGTGAAATGCTCAGTTACTATAAAAATCTTTCAAATAAAATGGGACTTGATAACAAAGTTTTTTTCATCGGAAAAATTCCTCAAGAAAAACTTTTGGATTACACTGCAGGTGCATTTGCAGGTTTATCACTTATAGAAAATGTAAGCATGAGTTATTATTACGCACTTCCGAATAAACTGTTTGAATACATTATGGCTGAAATTCCTGTGATTACTACAGATCTTCCTCAGATGAAAAAAATTATTGAAGAATTTGAAGTGGGATTTACAATTCCAGAAGGTAAAATAAATGAATTGATAAATGTATTATCAAAATTATCAACTGATAAAAACCTTTATTTTCAACTTAAATTAAATTGCCGGAAAGCATCACAGACTCTTAATTGGGGGGATGAGGTTGAAAAATTAATAATTAAAATTTAA
- a CDS encoding T9SS type A sorting domain-containing protein: protein MKIFFTCLMLLALLSKAFPQTWQQTPLDSNYVKCMLFDETNNYLFVGTLYSDGVYLSTDYGNTWLVRSNGLSSTSIYGLAKNTSGTLFAATWGGGMFRSTNNGLNWTQINNGITNSVLFSVAVNPANNYVFAGSGGSGIYRSTDNGNNWTLVNNGLTSYNILALAVAANGYIFAGTYDGVFRSTDNGDNWTATSITSGWGEGFAMNNPVYNVIAAVHTGGLYLSTDFGNTFQLAPGISSVWTTASTTFGYIYAAPYANGLYRSTDNGDTWATVNNGLTNLDVRAIAIAPNGTVFIGSFGGGVFKSDQPIPVELNSFLAYFDVDRVYLKWQTASETNNKGFEILKSSSGDESESKWESIGFVDGKGNSTELINYSFVDQDLSSGKYWYRLKQIDFDGSYKLSDKILVEVPVPTSTVLFQNYPNPFNAITNIVWHASVSGLTRLKIFNSLGQEISQFYERYNEPGTYTLQLDLNKLTSINSSGIYFYKLEIFNNSENTSRIFTDTKKLIYLK from the coding sequence ATGAAAATTTTTTTTACTTGCCTGATGCTCTTGGCTCTGCTTTCCAAGGCTTTCCCACAAACCTGGCAGCAAACCCCATTGGATTCAAATTATGTAAAATGTATGTTATTTGATGAAACGAATAATTACCTTTTTGTCGGTACTTTATATTCCGATGGAGTTTATTTATCTACAGATTATGGCAATACCTGGTTAGTCAGAAGTAACGGACTTTCATCAACAAGCATTTATGGATTGGCAAAAAATACATCAGGAACTTTATTCGCTGCAACCTGGGGTGGTGGAATGTTCCGCTCAACCAATAATGGTCTGAATTGGACTCAAATAAATAATGGCATCACAAATTCAGTCCTATTTTCCGTAGCAGTTAATCCGGCAAATAATTATGTATTCGCCGGTTCAGGTGGTTCTGGCATTTACCGGTCAACTGATAACGGAAACAACTGGACTTTGGTAAACAACGGACTTACAAGTTATAATATTTTAGCTCTTGCAGTTGCTGCTAACGGTTACATATTTGCTGGTACTTATGACGGTGTATTCAGGTCAACTGATAATGGAGACAATTGGACTGCTACTTCGATTACTTCCGGATGGGGTGAAGGATTTGCAATGAATAATCCGGTTTACAATGTAATTGCAGCGGTGCATACCGGTGGTCTTTACCTTTCAACTGATTTTGGAAATACCTTTCAGTTAGCACCAGGAATTTCGAGTGTTTGGACAACTGCATCAACAACTTTTGGATATATTTATGCAGCACCATATGCAAATGGTTTATATCGTTCAACTGATAATGGAGATACCTGGGCAACCGTAAATAATGGACTAACAAATCTTGATGTCCGGGCTATTGCAATTGCACCGAATGGAACTGTTTTTATTGGCTCTTTCGGAGGTGGAGTATTCAAAAGTGATCAACCTATTCCGGTTGAATTAAATTCTTTCTTAGCATATTTCGATGTTGATAGAGTTTATTTGAAATGGCAAACCGCATCTGAAACAAATAATAAAGGTTTCGAAATTCTGAAGTCTTCATCCGGTGATGAATCCGAAAGTAAATGGGAATCAATTGGCTTTGTTGATGGCAAAGGAAATTCAACCGAGCTTATAAATTATTCTTTTGTGGATCAGGATCTCTCTTCAGGAAAATACTGGTATAGATTAAAACAAATTGATTTCGATGGAAGCTATAAACTATCTGATAAAATTTTAGTTGAAGTTCCAGTACCTACCAGTACTGTCTTATTTCAAAATTATCCTAACCCTTTTAATGCAATCACGAATATAGTTTGGCATGCTTCTGTTTCCGGATTAACAAGATTAAAAATTTTCAACTCACTCGGACAAGAGATTTCTCAGTTTTATGAAAGATATAACGAGCCCGGTACCTATACGCTGCAACTCGATTTAAACAAATTAACTTCGATTAACTCAAGTGGAATTTATTTTTATAAACTGGAGATATTTAACAATTCTGAAAACACTTCAAGAATTTTTACTGATACGAAAAAATTAATTTATCTGAAATAA
- a CDS encoding GNAT family N-acetyltransferase: MEIIEYSPEWKDKWDQFVLESNNGTMFHLQKFFDYHKPGKFNFNHLIFLEKGNIVAVLPGSVINGTLFESPIGASYGSIVTKDVKFTKALEIVQTLIDYGKAKGWKEILLTSAPRVYERYPNENLDFAMLWLGFKYDLHYISSAIKLFPDKDIISRFQQTVRRNIRKTLKDPDIRVEMNDRYDEFYPILVDNKARHGVKPTHTYEDLLKLKELLPDNLKLFMVYYKDKPIAGSNLFICNEIVTLCFYNMLLYEYEHLKPIHRVMYEVVKWSTENGYQYVDIGVSQDTKAANPMTPSISLIDFKEKFDARTVMRNTLKYTY, translated from the coding sequence ATGGAAATAATAGAATACTCTCCCGAATGGAAAGACAAATGGGATCAGTTTGTTCTTGAATCAAACAACGGAACAATGTTTCATTTACAAAAATTTTTTGATTACCACAAGCCGGGCAAATTTAATTTTAATCATTTAATCTTTCTTGAAAAAGGTAACATCGTTGCTGTTCTTCCGGGCTCTGTAATTAATGGAACTTTATTCGAATCACCAATTGGTGCAAGTTATGGTTCGATTGTAACAAAAGATGTTAAGTTCACAAAGGCATTAGAAATTGTTCAGACATTGATAGATTACGGAAAAGCTAAAGGTTGGAAAGAAATTCTGCTGACTTCAGCTCCAAGAGTTTATGAAAGATATCCGAATGAAAACCTTGATTTTGCAATGCTCTGGCTCGGATTCAAATATGATTTGCATTACATATCTAGTGCAATAAAACTTTTTCCTGATAAAGATATCATCTCCAGGTTTCAACAGACTGTAAGAAGAAATATCCGAAAAACTTTGAAAGACCCAGACATCAGAGTAGAAATGAATGACCGTTACGATGAATTTTATCCCATTCTGGTCGATAACAAAGCACGACATGGAGTTAAACCAACTCACACTTATGAAGATTTATTGAAACTGAAAGAATTACTTCCCGATAACCTGAAATTATTTATGGTTTATTATAAAGATAAACCTATCGCTGGTTCAAATCTTTTTATCTGTAATGAAATTGTTACACTTTGTTTTTATAATATGCTTCTTTACGAATATGAACATCTCAAACCAATTCATCGTGTAATGTACGAAGTAGTCAAGTGGTCAACTGAAAACGGATATCAGTATGTTGATATTGGAGTTTCGCAGGATACAAAAGCAGCCAATCCTATGACTCCCAGCATCAGCTTAATTGATTTTAAAGAAAAGTTTGATGCTCGGACAGTAATGAGAAATACTTTAAAGTACACTTATTAA
- a CDS encoding ferritin: MLSDKMLKALNKHLNEELYSSYLYLSMAAHFEEKNLKGFAGWMRVQSQEEYMHAMKFYDFINSVNGKVTLTQIDSPKTNWKSIMEVWKDTLEHEKKITSLINKLVDSAMQEKDYATNNFLQWFVTEQVEEVTTVEDIISKLELIGDNKSGLYMLDRELGARAEGGK; the protein is encoded by the coding sequence ATGTTATCCGATAAAATGCTTAAGGCACTTAACAAGCATCTCAACGAAGAATTATATTCTTCATATCTCTATCTTTCGATGGCTGCACATTTCGAAGAAAAAAATCTGAAAGGATTTGCCGGTTGGATGAGAGTTCAATCTCAGGAAGAATATATGCACGCAATGAAGTTTTATGATTTTATAAATTCTGTTAATGGAAAAGTAACTCTCACTCAGATTGATTCTCCTAAAACAAATTGGAAATCAATAATGGAAGTCTGGAAAGATACACTTGAACATGAAAAGAAAATTACCTCTTTGATTAATAAACTTGTGGATTCTGCAATGCAGGAAAAAGATTACGCAACAAATAATTTTCTTCAATGGTTTGTTACCGAGCAGGTTGAGGAAGTAACAACTGTTGAAGACATTATCTCAAAGCTTGAACTCATTGGTGATAATAAAAGTGGACTTTATATGCTTGACAGAGAACTTGGTGCAAGAGCAGAAGGCGGAAAGTAA
- a CDS encoding glycosyltransferase family 2 protein codes for MNKISVIIITKNEAENISECLNSVKWADEIIVVDSGSNDETISIAKQFTDKVIFNEWKGFAAQKTFALNLAQNDWVLSLDADERVTEELKDEILNSNLEKFDGYRIKRDNYFLGKLIRGCGWGNDYQLRLFKKSETKLTDRLVHEGFEVEGNVGQLKNSMLHFSYRNFSDAFTKINHYSTLEAIEKQNKKRVNAFTIVLTPLAAFLQHFIFRKGFIDGIYGLFVSVMHAITKLQVQLKIWELKKKKQIS; via the coding sequence ATGAATAAAATCTCTGTAATTATAATTACTAAAAATGAAGCCGAGAACATCTCTGAATGCCTGAATTCAGTTAAATGGGCTGATGAGATTATTGTCGTTGATTCGGGAAGTAATGATGAAACTATATCTATTGCAAAACAATTCACTGATAAAGTAATATTTAATGAATGGAAAGGATTTGCAGCTCAGAAAACTTTTGCATTAAATCTTGCACAGAATGATTGGGTTCTGAGTCTGGATGCCGATGAGCGTGTTACTGAAGAACTGAAGGATGAAATTCTTAATTCAAATCTTGAGAAGTTTGATGGATACAGAATTAAAAGAGATAACTATTTTCTCGGCAAATTAATTCGTGGCTGCGGGTGGGGAAATGATTATCAACTGAGACTTTTCAAAAAATCAGAAACTAAACTTACTGATCGGCTTGTTCACGAAGGTTTCGAAGTTGAGGGCAATGTTGGTCAACTTAAAAATTCAATGCTTCATTTTTCATATCGGAATTTCAGTGATGCTTTTACAAAGATAAATCATTATTCAACACTTGAAGCAATCGAAAAGCAAAATAAAAAAAGAGTAAATGCATTCACCATTGTTCTTACTCCGTTGGCAGCATTTCTTCAGCATTTTATTTTTCGAAAAGGATTTATTGATGGAATTTATGGATTGTTCGTTTCTGTTATGCACGCAATTACAAAACTTCAGGTTCAGTTAAAAATATGGGAACTGAAAAAAAAGAAACAAATCAGTTAA
- a CDS encoding glycerate kinase, whose protein sequence is MMKILIAPNSFKESLSSIKIAEIIAKELSNEKNFQLSVLPLSDGGDGFLEVIKFISGNEIIEQKFSIEFAGEKFIAPVIFNKSTKEVFIESAEIIGLKKLPQQKRNPLKLNTFPLGRLIQDLLKSKNSYSVPFFEKIVIGVGGTSTIDFGLGAVNALGIKFLDNYGREVEPIPANFSLISEIIFPSSFSHPTIQSSNHSMTQPFTQSKMQCIVDVQTPLLGYNSAIDLYGPQKGATKEDLDIIKKGIEIIIELMIKKNLISDFSSINGAGGGLAAGLKIFFNADILSSRDFIIENIFRERNLSEVDYLITGEGKFDIQSFEGKATGELIKKFSDKVKRIFLVSGKIEDDVKNLLPEDVQCFQLIDLFKDEKESLLKPEFGLKIISKQIKSYLKNEI, encoded by the coding sequence ATGATGAAGATTTTAATCGCGCCAAATAGTTTCAAAGAAAGTTTATCGTCAATTAAGATAGCAGAGATTATCGCAAAGGAATTATCAAATGAAAAAAACTTTCAGCTTTCTGTATTACCATTAAGCGATGGCGGTGATGGTTTTTTAGAGGTTATAAAGTTTATTTCTGGTAATGAAATTATTGAACAAAAGTTTTCAATTGAATTTGCGGGTGAAAAATTCATTGCTCCCGTTATTTTTAATAAATCAACCAAAGAAGTTTTTATCGAATCTGCAGAAATAATCGGATTAAAAAAACTGCCACAGCAAAAACGGAATCCTTTAAAACTTAACACATTTCCTTTAGGTAGATTGATTCAGGATTTATTGAAATCAAAAAATTCATATTCTGTTCCTTTTTTTGAAAAGATTGTAATTGGAGTTGGCGGAACATCTACGATTGATTTTGGACTTGGAGCAGTGAATGCTTTGGGAATTAAATTTTTGGATAACTACGGAAGAGAAGTCGAACCAATTCCAGCTAACTTTAGCTTAATCTCTGAAATAATATTTCCATCTTCATTCAGTCATCCAACCATTCAATCGTCCAATCATTCAATGACTCAACCATTTACTCAATCAAAGATGCAATGTATTGTTGATGTTCAAACTCCTCTGTTAGGTTACAACTCAGCAATTGATTTATATGGACCGCAAAAAGGAGCAACTAAGGAAGACCTTGATATTATTAAGAAGGGAATTGAAATCATCATTGAATTAATGATTAAGAAAAATCTGATTTCCGATTTTTCATCAATAAATGGAGCCGGTGGAGGATTAGCTGCCGGATTAAAAATATTTTTTAATGCTGATATTTTATCTTCCAGAGATTTTATTATTGAAAATATTTTTCGTGAAAGAAACTTATCTGAAGTCGATTATTTGATCACTGGTGAAGGGAAGTTTGATATTCAATCATTTGAAGGAAAAGCAACTGGAGAATTAATTAAAAAATTTTCTGATAAAGTTAAACGAATATTTTTAGTAAGTGGAAAAATCGAAGACGATGTGAAAAATCTGTTACCTGAAGATGTTCAATGTTTTCAATTGATTGATTTATTTAAGGATGAAAAGGAATCTTTATTGAAGCCAGAATTCGGATTGAAAATTATATCAAAACAAATAAAGTCTTATTTAAAAAATGAAATATGA
- the gap gene encoding type I glyceraldehyde-3-phosphate dehydrogenase, whose amino-acid sequence MAVKVAINGFGRIGRLILRAMADRNLLGKEVDIVALVDITNDAKYFAYQLKYDSVHGTFKGEISSKKSKPELEHDDVLVINGEETQCILATKDPSQLPWKDLGVDYVFEATGLFTDSEKAKGHLAAGAKKVIITAPGKGDVKTVVMGVNDNELKPEHTIISNASCTTNCLAPVVHVLLKEGIGVEVGIMTTIHSYTATQKTVDGPSKKDWRGGRAAAINIIPSTTGAAKAVGEVLPQVKGKLTGMSFRVPTANVSVVDLTFRSVKETSIKEIDELLKKASQTYMKGILGYTDEELVSTDFNHDERSSIYDSLATLQNNFKDEKRFFKIVSWYDNEWGYSNRCVDLLMKLIKM is encoded by the coding sequence ATGGCTGTTAAAGTAGCAATTAACGGATTCGGAAGAATCGGCAGATTAATTTTAAGAGCAATGGCTGATAGAAATCTTCTTGGAAAAGAAGTTGACATTGTTGCTTTGGTAGATATCACCAACGATGCAAAATATTTTGCATACCAGCTTAAATATGATTCTGTTCATGGAACATTTAAAGGAGAAATTTCTTCAAAGAAAAGCAAACCTGAATTAGAGCACGATGATGTTCTTGTCATTAACGGCGAAGAAACTCAATGTATTCTGGCTACAAAAGATCCCTCTCAACTGCCCTGGAAAGATTTGGGAGTAGATTATGTTTTTGAAGCAACCGGTTTATTCACCGATTCTGAAAAAGCAAAAGGTCACTTAGCCGCTGGTGCAAAGAAAGTTATAATTACTGCGCCTGGTAAAGGAGATGTTAAAACAGTAGTAATGGGTGTTAATGATAATGAACTTAAACCTGAACATACAATTATTTCAAACGCTTCCTGTACTACAAACTGCCTTGCACCGGTTGTACATGTTTTATTGAAAGAAGGAATCGGAGTTGAAGTAGGAATAATGACAACAATTCATTCATATACTGCCACACAAAAAACAGTAGATGGTCCATCTAAGAAAGACTGGAGAGGTGGTAGAGCAGCTGCAATCAATATTATCCCTTCAACAACGGGCGCTGCTAAAGCTGTTGGAGAAGTTCTTCCTCAGGTTAAAGGAAAACTTACCGGAATGTCTTTCCGTGTTCCGACTGCAAATGTTTCTGTGGTTGATTTAACTTTCCGTTCCGTTAAGGAAACTTCAATAAAAGAAATCGATGAGCTTTTGAAAAAAGCATCTCAGACTTATATGAAAGGTATTCTCGGTTATACTGATGAAGAATTGGTTTCAACCGATTTCAATCACGATGAAAGATCATCAATATATGATTCGCTGGCAACATTACAGAATAACTTTAAAGATGAGAAGAGATTCTTTAAAATTGTTTCATGGTATGATAACGAGTGGGGTTATTCAAACAGATGTGTTGACTTACTTATGAAGTTAATTAAAATGTAA
- a CDS encoding glycosyltransferase family 9 protein has translation MGTEKKETNQLRFLITRIDRIGDVVLSTPLPREIKRVYPDSFVAMLVREYTKDIYLNNPYVDEIIIYNDKEKSFEFFIKQIQLIRSFRFTHAFMLLPDERLNYILFFAGIPYRVGVGHKIFQMLTFTRFVDRKKYNPLRHEADYALDMIRKVGIEPKSLEPEIYLTDNEKEEAKKFRSEIANDKILVGINTTSGNSAPNLFPSEYRKLIERLSEESKLKLIITDKQPPDEILKLKEFEFPFINNSLREAIIKFSALDLLVSNSTGPMHICAALKVPTLSLFCPLTACSPKLWGPLGNKSKIILPKEIYCQTQCPGDPKLCRYEGDSGINADSISIMIKSFLEIDQ, from the coding sequence ATGGGAACTGAAAAAAAAGAAACAAATCAGTTAAGATTTTTAATTACAAGAATTGATCGCATTGGTGATGTAGTTCTTTCAACACCGTTGCCAAGGGAAATAAAAAGAGTTTATCCTGATAGTTTTGTTGCAATGCTTGTTCGTGAATACACAAAAGATATATACCTCAATAATCCCTATGTAGATGAAATAATTATTTATAATGATAAAGAAAAATCCTTTGAGTTCTTCATAAAACAAATTCAATTAATCCGCTCATTCAGATTTACTCACGCATTTATGCTTCTTCCTGATGAACGGTTAAATTACATTTTGTTTTTTGCCGGAATTCCTTACCGTGTTGGAGTCGGACATAAAATTTTCCAGATGCTTACTTTTACAAGATTTGTCGATAGAAAAAAATACAATCCTCTCAGACACGAAGCTGATTATGCGCTTGATATGATACGAAAGGTCGGGATTGAACCAAAATCACTCGAACCCGAAATTTATCTTACTGATAATGAAAAAGAAGAAGCAAAGAAATTTCGAAGTGAAATTGCAAATGATAAAATACTTGTAGGGATTAATACTACAAGCGGAAACTCTGCACCAAATCTATTTCCTTCTGAATATAGAAAATTAATCGAAAGACTTTCTGAAGAAAGTAAGTTGAAGTTAATCATAACAGATAAACAACCACCAGATGAAATTTTAAAGTTAAAAGAATTTGAATTCCCATTCATCAACAACTCACTCCGCGAGGCAATTATAAAATTCAGTGCACTTGATTTACTTGTATCCAATAGTACAGGACCGATGCATATTTGTGCTGCACTGAAAGTTCCGACACTTTCATTGTTTTGTCCGTTAACTGCCTGTTCGCCAAAATTGTGGGGACCATTAGGTAATAAATCAAAAATTATTTTACCAAAAGAAATTTATTGTCAAACACAATGTCCCGGCGACCCAAAGCTTTGCAGATATGAAGGCGATAGTGGAATTAACGCTGATTCAATTTCAATAATGATCAAATCATTTTTAGAAATTGATCAATGA